A window of Candidatus Hydrogenedentota bacterium genomic DNA:
GCATGCTCATTGCAGCGCTCAGGAGAAGGCGGGTGGACCATGTCATGGCGGGACGCTCCGCAGTAAGAAAATGAGGGCAAAAGGGCCGTTACCAACACTATAGGGCAAACGGGGAAAAAGTTCCAGCCCCCCCCCGGCGCCGGAATCTCCGAACGGGGGCCAAAAATCGCCTTCCGGGGCGGTTTCCCTTGGACGGGGAGCCTGCTATACTGGGGGCATCGGTCACCCGGCGGCCCGGAGGGGCACGGCGCATCTCCGGCGCGCGCGGGCGCAAGCCACGCCCACAGGGGCAAAGGAGGGTCGGGTCATGTGTGAGCAGTGCACGCGGAGACAGTTCTTCGAGCGGAACGCGCTGGGCGGGATGGTGCTGGCGGGCGCCGCCGCGGCGTATGCCCGGGCCGCCGACACGCGGCCGGCCGCGCCCCGGGGGAAATCCCGCATCTGCGTTCTCATCACCGGCGACCCGCAGCCGGGGGACCGCAACTGGGGCGCCGACGACGGCCAGATCGCCGCCGTGAAGGCCCGGCTGGCGGAGGCGGAAAAGCGGCTCGGCGACGTGGAGCTGTTCCACGGCGTGTCGCACAACCCGGACGAGACCCGGGCGGTGCTGGCCGAGGCGGGGCCGGACGTGCCGGTGCTCGCCATGAACGTGCAGAACTTCGCCATGCACAGCGCGGTGCAGCCGGTGTTCGACGAGGGCCGCGCGATGGCCGTTTTCGCCCTCCCCGCGAGCGGGCACGACTGGATGTACGTGCCGCGGTGGCGGCGCGCCGGGCGCCGGGTCTCCCTCTTCGCCAGCAGCGACCTGGACGAGCTGGAGCGCGCCCTGCGCCTGCTGCGCGTGGTGCCCATGGCGCGGCGCAGCCGCGTGCTGCTGCTGCCCCCCGCCCAGGGCACCGAGCGCGCCCGCAGCGCCGAGGAGGTGAAGAAGTTCCTCGGCGTGGACGTCGTCTCCGTGGCGGAGAAGGACTTTGACGACCTCATCACGGCGGCGGACCCCGAGGCGGTACGCGCGGAGGTCGAGGCGTGGACCAGGGGCGCGAAAAAGATTATGGAGCCCACGGCCGAGGACATCGAGAAGGCCGCCCGCGTCAGCGTCGCCCTCGACAATCTCATCGCCCAGGAGCACGCCGACGCCCTGGCCATCGGCACCTGCATGGGCTGGCTCCCCCGCGGCTTCCCCTGCCTCGGCTTCACGCGCCTGCGTGACCGCGGCGTCCCCGCCGCCTGCGAGGGCGACATGGACTCCCTGCTGACCATGCTCCTGTTCCAGTACGCCATTGACCGCCCGGGTTTCCAGGGCAACGCCACCTTCGACACGTCGCGCAACGCCCTGTGGACCGCCCACTGCACCGCCCCCCTCCGCATGGAAGGCCCCGGCGGCAAGGACGCCCCCTACCTCCTGCGCGGCCACTCCGAGGTCGGCGGCAGCGGCTGCGTCCCCGAGGTGCAGTACCGCGTCGGCGAGACCGTCACGCGCACGAAACTGGTCAACCTCGACACCCTGCTCATCTCCACCGGCAAGATCATCGAGGTGCCCAAGGTCTCCGTCCACGGATGCCGCACCCAGATCGTCACCGAGGTCCGCGACGCCGAGAAGATGGCCGTCAACTGGAGCAGCGCCCTCGAAACCGAGGACGCCATGACCCTCCTCCACCGCGTGGTCTTCTACGGCGACCACCTGGCGGACATGCGCCACCTGGCCGACCTCATGGACCTTACGATCATCGAGGAGGGCTGAGGGAGGGCCGGAAGGATTCGGCGTGAATGAAACGAAGCGCGGGGGCGGAAGCGTGTCCGCCCCCGCGGTCTTCTCTGCGGCTGTGTTTGCGTGAACAGGAGGATGCCCTGATGTCTTTTCGACCCTTTCTCTTTCCGGCGGCTGCCTGCCTGCTCGCGGCGCTCGCCGGGGCCGCGCAGGACGCCGCGCCGTCCCTCGCGGAACTGGCGGACGGAACCCGCCCCGCCACCGCCGCGCTCCAGCGGATGATCGAGGAGAGCGCGGGCCTCGTGGAACTGCCCGCGGGCACCTTCCTCCTCGACGGGCCGCTGGTGCTCGACCTGCCCCGGCTCGGGTGGCGGTCCCTGCGCGGCGCCGACGGCGCGACGCGCCTCGTGGTGGCCCATGCCGGGCCCGGCATCCTCGTCCAGGGCGACCATCAGGGCACGGCGAACCCCGCCACCGTCCAGGACCACACCTGGGACCGCGAGCGCTTCCCCTCGGTCAGCGGCGTGGAGATCCTCGGCGCGCACCCCGAGGCCGACGGCATTGTGCTGTCGCGCACCATGAAATGCGTCGTGCGCAACGTGCTCGTCCGCAAATGCCGCCACGGCATACGCCTCGTCGAGCGCAACCGCAACACCCTCATCGCGGATTCCCACGTCTACGACTGCCTCGACACGGGGGTCCTCCTCGACGCCTGCGACCTCCACCAGGTCAACATCACGGGCAGCCACATCAGCTACAACGGCCGCGCGGGCGTCCGCCAGTACAACGGCGACGTCCACAACGTGCAGATCAGCGGGAACGACATCGAGTACAACGCCGGGGCCGACGGCGGGCTCCCCGCCGGCGAGATCGTCCTCGAGGCCCCCGACGGCATCATCAGCGAGTACAGCATCACCGGGAACACCCTCCAGGCCCGCCCGCAGAACCCCGGCGCCAACCTGCTCGTCCTCGGTGCGGAGAACGACGCCCCCCACGGCGCCCGCACCATGGCCGTCTCGGGCAACGTCATCGGCGACCGCGACAAGAACATCGTCCTCTCCCGCGCCTGCCGCGTCACCGTCGCCGCAAACACCGTCTACGGCGGCGCCGCCCTCAACGTCCACCTCGACCGGTGCGCCAACATCGTCCTCAGCGGGAACAACATCGGCAGCCGCCCCTTCTCCCACAACGCCGCCGACCCCCATGTGGACGGCGTCCTCGTCGAGGAGTGCGACAGCGTGCTCCTCTCCGGCAACATCCTCAGCGGCCACCGGTTCGGCGCCCCCGAACGCGGCGGCGCCGTCACCCTCGTGAACGCCCGAAACTGCCGCGTCACCGGATGCCAGATCCTCCACCCCCGCGTCCGCGGCGTCCACATTCTCGGCGGCGCCGGATGCGTCGTCTCCGACAACACCATCACCGCCCCCGACGAGGGAGGCGATTTCCTCGCCGCCGTCGAACTCTCCGGCGACGGCAGGAACCACCTTGTCCAAAACAACATGATCAGCGGCGGCCCCGACCCTGCTCTCCCCGCCGACCCCGCCCAAGGAACGGTCAAAGACAACACCCTCCTCCCCGCCCCGTGAGAGTCTGGAGTCCGGAGTCTGGAGTCGGGAGTCTGGAGTCTGGAGGAAGAGGGAACGCGGCGGAACGCCCGACTGCCCTCTTCCTGAAGCCTGAAGCCTGGAAGAGGGTTTTCACACGGAGGCACGGAGGCGCGGAGAGTTGAGCGGGGAAGGACAGGAAAAGACCCTGCGGGCGCGCGCGGTCCGGGTCCCCCCTTGAGGGGGGCGGTTCGCGGGAGCGAACCGGGGGATGTTCCGGATTCCGGGGCGTTGACGAGCAAGAGATTGCTTCGCGTCGCTGCTAAGAAAGTACTGGATTTGCCGGGGTAGCCGCCCTCCCCTGGGAACGCCAATCTCCTGATTGGCACGCGCCCTAAGAGGCCAATCGGGAGAATTGGCGTTCCCAGGGAAGCCCTTTCTTCAACGACATTCCCGCCTGCGAGCCCCAGACCGCCGTAGGCGGGAATTCCGTCAATGAACGGAGGGCTGCGGGAGCGCCGGATACGTAGACGCGGCATCCTGCCGCGTTCTTGGGCTTTTCGTTGGCCCAAAGAACGCGCCAAGATGGCGCGGCTACATTGCGGGCGTTATCGCCAACTTACTTCATTAGCAGCAAAGCGAAGCAATCTCGGTCCCGTGGAGACGGGGCACGTCCCGGAGGAGACCCGGAGGCGACCCGGAGACGCGGTGCGCAGGCGGACGGCGGGGTTAGTCGGGAGTCTATAGTCGGGAGTCTGGAGGAAGAGAAAAAGACGGGCCTCACACGGAGTCACAGGGGCGCGGAGAACTGCGGGAACCTGCTTCCTGAAGCCTGAGGCCTGAAGTCTGACTCCCTCTTCCTGAAGCCTGAGGTCTGAAGCCTGAAGCCTAGAGCCTGTAGCCTCCCTCCGGCGGCGTTGCCGTGAGCGTCACCTTCCCCCCGTCCAGATACCGGCCCGTGTAATACGGTTCCGGATCCGCCGTGATGCCCGGATCCTCCAGCACCAGCGCCCACTCCGGCGTGAACCCGGCCACCAGGGCGATGTCATCCGTCATCTCCACCACGCCCCCGCTTCCCACAAGGGCGGCGTCATCGCCCAGCCACCCCGTGAAGCGCCACGGGGCGTCCTCCTCCACGGGAGAGGGATAGAGCGTCAGCTCCGTGCCATAGTCCACGACACACTCATACATCCTTCTATAAACACGTTACCTTTACTCCTGCGCTACGATTGAATAGATAGAATGCCCATATTGATGTCTGCCACTTTACGCAACACATCTCCTTAAATCCCAGCTATCGGCCGATCCGCGTCGGCCTACCTATTGACATGGAGCTACTTCCCGTAGGGAAACCCTCCATACTCGATAGCATCGAATAGAATATTCAGCGGATACCGCGTTGCCTTGTCAGCCAATTCTGCGTTAAACATTTCAGGCCTTCTGTCGCGTATATGATGGATACACCATACTAATCCCGGGTCATATTTATCGGAAGGAAGCGTATCATAAGCAAACTGCTTTGAATCAAATATACGCAAAAGGCGAGCAACGTTTTCCGCATTTGAATACTGCGCAATGTTGCTCCAAGAATGAATAGACGCCCCATTCCATATTTGAAATCCCTTAGATTCATCGAATAGGTAGTCTATCTGATAGCTGACGGCAGAAGGGCCGACAGCCCATAGCAACTGACGCACTTCGCACGGTATAGAAAAGAAATCATCGAACAAATAGAGAGGAAAGTGCTGAGACTCATAAGCAACACATTTTCTATACAGCTTCTCGTATCTGTCATTAAGTGAATCGGCAGAATCGGCAATAACCTCGAGAATCTGTTTGCCTGTCTGAGGAAAATCGTGCGTCTCTTCATGCGAATCGTTAGCGCATTTAAAGTGAATCCGCATATTGAAGATTTGCACAACGTATTTTCCAACAGGCAATAGTGTGTCATACTGAAGGTGAAGAGGATAGCAAATAACTGACTCTTCCTTTGGATGCAAGCGACAATGGGAAAGCATACTTTGACTGAGCGGATATGTAAGAAGCTGTCGTTTATGAGGCGTCATGACAGCCCCGTCCGTAGCGCTCTTTAGCATTATCGTAAATGCATTATTATCAAACACGCTATTGCCTTCAACCCATATACTAATACTCTTGTCTTCCGTATTGTTACGCATTGTTATGACAAGCGATACTGGCTCGCCTGCTACTATTGTTGTATGGTCAAGTCGGCAATCAACTGATATTGCCGCAGTCAAAGAGCCCGCGCTGACAGTTGTGAGACAAATCGGCCCCAATAGCATAGCTAACAGGTTCATTCTCTATTCCTCCGGCAGTGGTGTTGGAGCACAGGGACATGTTGAAGACCAGAGATCGGCACACTGCGAACGCATTGCTTGCCCATGCTTTGCTAGCTCTGCCGTTCGAGAAGCTCCGATAAATGAACGGGTGATACGATGGGGCCCCCCAAGGAATTGGTAGAAGCCGCATGAATCGACGTAAACAAAGTACTGCGATATATAGCAGGAGGCATCTGTGCATGTGCTATCACATTTCGCGCTCCAGTTGTTGCTATCAGGGAATACTCCTAAGGCCCCTGTCGCCCCTCCAAACGCATACAATCGTGCGTCGAGATTTTGGAGGCCAAAGCTATCTGGGATATAGTCTCTTGCCGTTGTACCAGCGGGCCATCCATCAAGAACTAGCCACTTATTTAGCAAGAATGCTGCGTAAGATTTGGCGCGAACCTTTTGCATTACGTCTTCTATAGAAGGCTCATAGTTAAACGCGAGAATCTCTTTAAATTTACCTGTCAGGTCCCCAAGGATCCCGGTACTGGAGTCCCACCGATAAACAAACTCCTGCCGTCCTTCATATCCAATATCCTCGCACTGCTCCACTTGTTCTCCAATTTCGACGCCGCTACCCATTATAACGTATGGGTATGCCAACATCGCGTTGATTTTCACTGATTCCTTCATGATTATGTATATTGTCGCTTGCTTTAAGGGAGTATCGGAGTTCAATGTTACGGGATCGCCGCTTGCCAACGCATTGGTGTAAACTTCCGCGTTACCGGTCCATCCGGTAAAAATATACCCGCAACGCGTTTGTGCGGTTAATTGAACGACTTCGCCCTCCTGCGGTGCCAGACATAGTCTCTCCCCCACATAAAACGTTTGGGCGTCATTAGCCACCACCAAGCCGCCTGCCGCGGCCTTGTCGGCGTTTTCCAATCCCGGGTGCGCGTCCTCGATCTCCACGCGGACATTGAGGGTGGTGCAGGGCTTGACGGCCTTTCCGGGCACGGTGGCGCTTTCGGTCACTGTCAGGCCCTGCCAGGGGCTGGAACAGGTGGGGGTGCCGGAGGCGCCGACCCACCCGTCAATATAGTACCCGGGCTCGGGATCACAGTAGAGCGCGACCGAGGACGCGGCAATGGGGGGCACCGAGCGAAAGGAGCCGCCGAAGATCGCCGGTCTGTTGCTGAAGCCGATGGAGGACACCGCGTGCGGCACATTGGGGGGGCACAGGCTGACATAGTCGAGACCGGGCAGGTCAAAGGACGGACAATTGCCCAGCGTGAACTCGCCGTTCGTTATGGGCCTTGGCAGTGTGACGGTGGCCGAGGAACTTTCGGTGACCGCGTCGTTGTTGACGCCGTGTATCAGGACGTTGTAGCGGGTAGCCGGGAAGACGGGGGGCGTCTTGCGGCTCACCGCCACGCGGAAGCGCGTCCCGAAGGGCGCGTCGTACACGGTCCGTCCCAGGGCGTCCGTGGACACGTTCACCTGGTCCGCGAAGGGGCCTGACGGCTCCGCCGTGTACGCGAAATCCTCGTTTTCCGGCGGCACCAGCAGGGTCGTGCGCGCCCTGGGCATGGCAAGGGCGAAGAAATTCGTGCCGCCGGCGGACTTTTCCCCCGTGTCGGCGTTGAAGGTGAACTCCACGCGCTTCTTCGAGCTTCCATCCGCCAGGGTGCCGGGGATGTACCATTGGTGGAACGCCTCGTCCTGGTCGGGCTTGACCCGCAGCTCGATGATGCGGCCCGCGCGGATGATGTCCTGCTCTCCGCCGGTCAGTTGGCCATGCGTAAGCTCTATGCCCTTGCCGCCCGGCTCCAGCTTCACCCAGGCCCGGAACGCCATGCCGCCCTGGTCCATCCGGAGGTACCCGGAGCCCGGCCCCGGCGCGCTCAGGTCGTCGTTCCAGCAGTGCAGGGAGTCCAGCGGCTCCGGCTCCGGCATGTCGTCCAGCTCCGGGTCGAGCATCCGGTCCAGCAGGTCCGCCAGGGGTTCCGTGAGCGACCCGCCCATCTCCCACTCTTCCAGGTTGGTGACGGCGTCGTTGTCCGCGTCCGCCTGGGGGTCCAGATGGCGGTGCTGGGAGGAGTCATACCCCGTGGCCTCGATCTCCAGCCCCGTGCTCTCCAGGACCACGGACCGCACGAAGTCCGGAACGTCCCATCCGCCTATGGTC
This region includes:
- a CDS encoding right-handed parallel beta-helix repeat-containing protein, whose product is MSFRPFLFPAAACLLAALAGAAQDAAPSLAELADGTRPATAALQRMIEESAGLVELPAGTFLLDGPLVLDLPRLGWRSLRGADGATRLVVAHAGPGILVQGDHQGTANPATVQDHTWDRERFPSVSGVEILGAHPEADGIVLSRTMKCVVRNVLVRKCRHGIRLVERNRNTLIADSHVYDCLDTGVLLDACDLHQVNITGSHISYNGRAGVRQYNGDVHNVQISGNDIEYNAGADGGLPAGEIVLEAPDGIISEYSITGNTLQARPQNPGANLLVLGAENDAPHGARTMAVSGNVIGDRDKNIVLSRACRVTVAANTVYGGAALNVHLDRCANIVLSGNNIGSRPFSHNAADPHVDGVLVEECDSVLLSGNILSGHRFGAPERGGAVTLVNARNCRVTGCQILHPRVRGVHILGGAGCVVSDNTITAPDEGGDFLAAVELSGDGRNHLVQNNMISGGPDPALPADPAQGTVKDNTLLPAP